CGATGATCGCGCGGATCACGGGAAGCCTCGCCCGGAAGAGCTGGCCGGTGGTGATCGTGGATGTCGGCGGCGTCGGCTACGAGCTCCAGGTACCGCTCGGCACCTACGAGGCGCTCCCGCCGGAAGGGGAGCGCGTGACGCTCGAGGTCGTCACCAGCTTCAGGAACGAGACCTTGCAGCTGTTCGGCTTCGCCACCGCCGCCGAGAAGCGCCTGTTCGGAGTTCTCCTCGGGGTCACCGGGGTCGGCCCGCGGCTGGCCCTCGCGGTCTTGTCCAAGCTCAGTCCCGCGCAGCTCGCCCGCGCGGTGGCCGACGAGGAACCGCGGGCGCTCGAATCCGTGCCCGGGATCGGGCGGAAGACCGCCCGGCGCCTCCTGCTCGAACTGAAGGACCGGCTGCCGGAGGAAGACCTCGTGCCTGCTGGCCGGCCTCATCCCGGAGCCGTCCGGCGGCATCCGCTCGCCGGTGACGGCGCGGCGGCCCTCGAGAGCCTCGGGTACCGGAGGGAGGTGGCCGAGCGGACGGTCGGCCAGGTGCTCGCCGCCGGCTTCGACGGCGATCTTCCCGAACTGATCCGCGCCAGCCTGCGGCGTCTCGGAGGCTCCTGATGGGGGAGGGCGCGCGCGAGCGGATCGTGGCCGGCGAGCCGCTGGCGGAGGAACTCCGGGTCGAGGCCGACCTGCGCCCCCGCCGACTCGACCAGTACGTCGGCCAGCAGCGGCTCAAGGACAATCTCGCCGTCTATCTGGAGGCGGCGCGGCGCCGGCGGCGCCCCCTCGACCACGTCCTCTTCGCCGGGCCGCCCGGTTTGGGCAAGACCACCCTCGCGCACGTGATCGCAGGCGAGCTGGGTGCGAATCTGCGCACCACGTCGGGTCCCGCCATCGAACGGGCCGGCGATCTGGCCGCGCTCCTGACTCACCTCGAGCCCGGGGACGTGCTGTTCATCGACGAGATTCACCGGCTCGGCACCGCGGTCGAGGAGGTTCTCTACCCGGCGATGGAGGATTTCGCGCTCGACCTGACGATCGGGCAGGGGCCCGGAGCGCGCTCCGTCCGGGTCGAGCTGCCCCCCTTCACGCTGGTGGGGGCGACCACGCGGTCGGGACTCCTCAGCGCGCCGCTCCGGGACCGCTTCGGGATCGTGGAGCGGCTCGAGTTCTATCCGCCGGAGGACCTCGTCCGGATCCTCTTCCGCGCCTCGGAGCGGCTCGGGGTGGAGATCGAAGAGGAGGCCGCGGAGGAGATCGCCCGGCGGTCCCGCGGCACCCCGCGCGTGGCGCTGCGGTTGCTGCGGCGCCTGCGCGACTTCGCCGACGTGAGAGGAGGCGGGCGCCTCGGGATCGACGTGGCGCGGGATGCGCTCGAGCGCCTCGGGATCGACGAGATGGGCCTCGACGCCCTCGACCGGCGCTTTCTCCGCGTCATCGTGGACCACCACCGCGGCGGGCCCGTGGGCCTCAACACCCTCGCCGCCTCGCTCG
The genomic region above belongs to Acidobacteriota bacterium and contains:
- the ruvA gene encoding Holliday junction branch migration protein RuvA, with protein sequence MIARITGSLARKSWPVVIVDVGGVGYELQVPLGTYEALPPEGERVTLEVVTSFRNETLQLFGFATAAEKRLFGVLLGVTGVGPRLALAVLSKLSPAQLARAVADEEPRALESVPGIGRKTARRLLLELKDRLPEEDLVPAGRPHPGAVRRHPLAGDGAAALESLGYRREVAERTVGQVLAAGFDGDLPELIRASLRRLGGS
- the ruvB gene encoding Holliday junction branch migration DNA helicase RuvB; translation: MGEGARERIVAGEPLAEELRVEADLRPRRLDQYVGQQRLKDNLAVYLEAARRRRRPLDHVLFAGPPGLGKTTLAHVIAGELGANLRTTSGPAIERAGDLAALLTHLEPGDVLFIDEIHRLGTAVEEVLYPAMEDFALDLTIGQGPGARSVRVELPPFTLVGATTRSGLLSAPLRDRFGIVERLEFYPPEDLVRILFRASERLGVEIEEEAAEEIARRSRGTPRVALRLLRRLRDFADVRGGGRLGIDVARDALERLGIDEMGLDALDRRFLRVIVDHHRGGPVGLNTLAASLGEEPDTLEEVVEPYLIQIGFIERTPRGRVATARAAAHVGAPGGPDRLF